The following are encoded together in the Oncorhynchus masou masou isolate Uvic2021 chromosome 5, UVic_Omas_1.1, whole genome shotgun sequence genome:
- the LOC135540342 gene encoding protein ILRUN-like, whose protein sequence is MEGMDIDLDPEFVQKFNCMGTTDKDVLISEFQRLLGFQVNPAGCAFFLDMSNWNLQAAIGAYYDVESPSINTPSMSFVEDVTIGEGESVPPDTPFTKTWRIQNTGADSWPPGVCLKYIGGDQFGHVNIVMVRCLEPQEISDVSVQMRSPAAPGMYQGQWRMCTPTGLFYGDVIWVILSVEVGGLLGVTQQLSCFETEFNTQPHRNVEGDFNPFASPQKSKHDAGDDNNFKEPGGAWEGRQDAIQQDENGLSHNAVNRTSNGLQNNLSVVTYSQGVHGPYPLGQS, encoded by the exons ATGGAGGGCATGGACATAGACCTGGACCCGGAGTTCGTTCAGAAATTCAACTGCATGGGCACCACTGACAAGGACGTCCTCATCTCAGAGTTCCAAAGACTGCTGGGGTTCCAGGTCAACCCGGCAGGATGCGCTTTCTTCCTTGACATGAGCAACTG GAATCTACAGGCAGCCATCGGTGCCTATTATGATGTTGAGAGTCCCAGCATCAACACACCATCCATGTCCTTTGTGGAGGATGTGACGATTGGTGAGGGAGAGTCTGTTCCCCCCGACACACCATTCACAAAGACCTGGAGGATACAGAACACAG GTGCAGATTCCTGGCCACCTGGGGTATGTCTGAAGTACATTGGAGGGGACCAGTTTGGCCACGTCAACATAGTGATGGTGCGCTGTCTGGAACCCCAGGAGATCTCAGACGTCAGTGTGCAGATGCGTAGCCCCGCAGCGCCCGGCATGTACCAGGGCCAATGGAGGATGTGCACACCCACAGGGCTGTTTTACGGAG ACGTCATCTGGGTGATCCTCAGCGTGGAGGTGGGTGGCCTTTTGGGCGTGACACAGCAGCTTTCCTGCTTCGAGACGGAGTTCAACACCCAGCCGCACCGCAACGTAGAGGGAGACTTCAACCCTTTTGCCTCGCCACAGAAGAGCAAACACGATGCCGGAGACGACAACAACTTCAAAGAGCCTGGAGGAGCCTGGGAGGGCAGGCAGGACGCCATCCAGCAAGATGAAAACGGACTGTCTCACAATGCTGTAAATAGAACATCGAATGGGCTACAAAACAATCTGTCAGTAGTGACTTACAGTCAG ggtGTTCATGGACCCTATCCGTTAGGCCAGAGTTAG